The Niastella koreensis GR20-10 genome includes a window with the following:
- a CDS encoding SusC/RagA family TonB-linked outer membrane protein: MTKLTGGGRIACYKVILSVQLLLFFGIQHALSQVAPAANNVIVSGVIKDGGDGKPLGAVTIEIAGTKQGDLSNEDGKFLIHAAPGATLTFRSVGYLPKDYKVTGTISNLIITLKQDPKNMKDVVVIGYQTLARRNVSAAVTSLDPKTIADVPSPTLDGLLQGRVAGVNVQNFSGEPGVRSTVVVRGNTSVSRSVNNDPTTAAGKASLARAVSGPLYVIDGVPQATDDIAAINYGNGTNTDVLAGIPVSDIESIDILKDASASAIYGSRGAGGVIIIKTKKGTPGRLRINFSTYHGITERPTLDKVYIGAEETRAKMDLINHYGPYNSLTDLPMILTDTLNPAFNNANDYRGGMFQTGVVDNVDLSVSGGSDNVNYRYGLNYYNEKGIIKKSGLQRYSFNSNTSVKLSSKLTVNTQIRFSHLNRPRSLNDITGGYGAFNGGYYASSRLPASTLYLSPTSRDFIFGNASNQTDANTNNSLTISPSIDWKISNKLAFNTVISFQTANSRRDTYSPGKYRQSGVGYAVSFADNSANYLMSNTLIYTTAIANNHHLNFLLGQNTEFHQYRSTDVEADGIPNDQVSVVNILNKNQSSGFSDLIESGIQSGFFRLNYDFKGRYLFSGVFNADASSKFGSNNRVGYFPSVSAGWIVSEEPFMDRFSGWLSMLKIRGSFGVTGRQPDDGNNYLSYNTYTIGAGSFAGSNNPANSQNISFTYNGVPAISPNFSAGLANKNLTWEHSQEANLGIDINILNGRFNLVTDLYVRNTKQGIFSLVLPVTTGFSTITTNAIGTRNSGIETQLSAHWFKPANKFQWSTDFNFAYNKNMVTSLPNGGRDIVVNQGATSYLLRQGHPINEYFLFQATGVYKTDKDVPFNPLTGAVLNFYGYPFRGGDPIWKDQNGDGVLDNTDYAPAGNPNPKFTGGFNNTFSYKNISLTVFCTYTLGRQIYNDYLAGRLSGLVPTDDGNPNPLHAIANNALPDLSGINYWRNPGDNATYPSLSSFLGTRYKYAAVSSQWVENGDYMRIKTMTLSYVFNPAVLQRLHLGRLRVYAMVDNLHIFQKALAPDAEQVDPFGIYNGSGYPIPKKFTVGLDMSL, encoded by the coding sequence ATGACTAAATTAACAGGGGGAGGCAGAATTGCCTGTTATAAGGTTATTCTGTCTGTCCAATTATTATTGTTTTTTGGGATACAGCATGCCCTTTCCCAGGTAGCGCCCGCGGCAAACAACGTTATTGTTTCCGGTGTTATTAAAGACGGTGGTGATGGCAAGCCTTTAGGCGCTGTTACCATTGAAATAGCCGGCACCAAACAAGGCGATCTATCCAATGAGGATGGTAAATTTCTCATCCACGCAGCACCGGGCGCCACACTTACCTTCAGGTCCGTAGGTTATCTTCCCAAAGATTACAAAGTTACAGGGACCATCAGCAACCTGATCATTACGTTAAAGCAGGACCCCAAAAACATGAAAGATGTAGTGGTCATCGGGTACCAGACTCTTGCCCGGCGCAATGTCAGCGCCGCTGTTACATCCCTTGATCCAAAGACCATTGCAGATGTACCATCCCCTACCCTGGACGGCTTGTTGCAGGGACGGGTGGCAGGTGTCAACGTCCAGAACTTCTCCGGTGAGCCTGGCGTTCGCAGTACGGTGGTGGTGAGAGGTAATACGTCTGTTAGCAGGTCCGTTAACAATGATCCCACCACTGCCGCAGGTAAGGCCAGTCTGGCCAGAGCTGTAAGTGGTCCGCTGTATGTTATTGACGGCGTTCCCCAGGCTACGGATGACATTGCCGCCATTAATTATGGCAATGGTACCAATACAGATGTACTGGCAGGCATTCCTGTTAGCGATATTGAATCTATTGATATCCTGAAAGACGCTTCGGCCTCCGCCATTTATGGATCCCGCGGCGCCGGTGGTGTTATCATCATCAAAACCAAAAAAGGTACACCAGGCAGGCTGCGCATCAACTTCAGCACGTACCACGGCATTACTGAAAGACCGACATTGGACAAAGTATACATTGGGGCAGAAGAAACCCGGGCCAAGATGGACCTGATCAATCATTATGGTCCTTATAACAGTTTAACGGATCTGCCCATGATCCTCACAGATACCTTGAACCCGGCTTTTAACAATGCCAATGATTACCGTGGGGGCATGTTCCAGACCGGGGTGGTAGATAATGTAGACTTGTCAGTAAGCGGCGGCAGCGATAATGTCAATTACCGTTACGGCCTGAACTACTATAATGAAAAAGGCATTATTAAAAAATCCGGGCTGCAGCGCTATAGTTTTAACAGCAATACAAGTGTAAAGCTGTCATCCAAACTGACTGTTAACACACAGATCCGCTTCAGCCATCTTAACCGCCCCCGTTCGCTGAATGACATTACCGGCGGTTATGGTGCTTTCAATGGCGGTTACTATGCATCCAGCAGGCTGCCGGCTTCTACCTTGTACCTGAGCCCTACCAGCCGGGATTTTATCTTTGGTAATGCCAGTAACCAAACAGATGCCAACACCAATAACAGTCTTACCATCAGCCCCAGCATTGACTGGAAGATCTCCAATAAATTAGCCTTCAATACAGTGATCTCGTTTCAAACGGCCAACAGCCGGCGGGATACTTATTCACCAGGCAAATACAGGCAAAGTGGGGTGGGCTATGCGGTGAGCTTTGCCGACAATTCAGCCAATTACCTGATGAGCAACACCCTGATCTATACCACAGCCATTGCTAATAACCACCATTTGAACTTCCTGCTGGGTCAGAATACGGAGTTCCATCAATACCGCTCAACAGATGTTGAGGCAGATGGTATTCCCAACGACCAGGTATCCGTAGTTAATATCCTGAATAAAAATCAATCATCCGGCTTTTCCGATCTGATTGAAAGTGGCATCCAGTCAGGCTTTTTCCGATTGAACTATGATTTTAAAGGCCGCTATCTTTTCTCCGGTGTATTCAATGCGGATGCCTCATCTAAATTCGGCAGCAACAACCGGGTAGGTTATTTCCCGTCTGTGTCTGCAGGCTGGATTGTCAGTGAAGAGCCTTTCATGGATCGCTTTTCGGGCTGGCTCAGTATGTTGAAGATCAGGGGCAGCTTTGGCGTTACGGGCCGTCAACCAGATGATGGCAACAACTATTTGTCCTATAATACTTACACTATTGGCGCAGGTAGTTTTGCGGGCAGTAACAATCCTGCTAACAGCCAGAACATTTCTTTTACCTATAATGGCGTACCGGCTATTTCACCCAACTTTTCAGCCGGTCTGGCCAACAAGAACCTTACCTGGGAACATTCACAGGAAGCCAACCTGGGTATTGACATCAATATCCTGAACGGCCGGTTCAACCTGGTTACGGATCTGTATGTACGCAATACCAAACAGGGTATCTTTTCGCTGGTGTTGCCTGTTACTACCGGGTTCTCAACTATTACCACCAATGCCATTGGTACACGCAACTCAGGTATAGAAACCCAGTTATCTGCACACTGGTTCAAACCAGCCAATAAATTCCAGTGGTCAACTGATTTTAACTTTGCCTACAATAAGAATATGGTCACGTCCCTTCCCAATGGCGGCAGGGATATTGTTGTTAATCAGGGCGCCACCAGTTACCTGCTCAGGCAAGGCCATCCCATCAATGAATACTTCCTGTTCCAGGCAACGGGTGTTTATAAAACCGACAAGGATGTACCCTTTAACCCGCTCACAGGCGCCGTGCTCAATTTTTACGGCTATCCTTTCAGAGGCGGAGATCCTATCTGGAAAGACCAGAATGGAGATGGGGTATTGGATAATACCGACTATGCACCGGCAGGCAATCCCAATCCAAAATTCACAGGCGGCTTTAATAACACGTTCAGCTATAAGAATATCAGCCTCACCGTATTCTGTACCTATACGCTTGGCAGGCAGATCTATAACGACTACCTGGCGGGCAGGCTTTCGGGTCTGGTGCCTACGGATGATGGCAATCCCAATCCTTTGCATGCCATTGCCAACAATGCCTTGCCTGACCTGAGTGGTATTAACTACTGGCGGAACCCGGGGGATAATGCTACCTACCCTTCACTCAGCTCCTTCCTGGGTACCCGTTACAAGTATGCCGCAGTGAGCTCCCAATGGGTGGAGAATGGGGATTATATGCGCATTAAGACCATGACCCTGTCCTATGTGTTCAACCCTGCAGTGTTGCAGCGTTTGCACCTGGGCAGGCTGAGGGTATATGCCATGGTAGACAACCTGCATATTTTCCAGAAGGCGCTGGCGCCGGATGCTGAACAGGTAGATCCTTTTGGCATCTATAACGGAAGTGGTTATCCCATTCCAAAGAAATTCACTGTAGGTCTTGATATGAGCTTATGA
- a CDS encoding WD40/YVTN/BNR-like repeat-containing protein has translation MTKANDFSPIYFRTRFIVAFSLILFCFSQTKLIAQTFGNVALGGGGFVSGIISHKTSGDVYCRTDVGGAYRWDAVNSKWIPLLDWTSENETTYQGVEALALDPQNANNLYLLAGTAYFNGGKTAILKSTDKGNTFTEVIVTSQFTAHGNRLGRANGERLAVDPNNSSILFCGTGANGLWKSTNGGLTWTLAWNGVTTTSNGNGICFVVFDPSSVSGGVTQTIYIGVSRTGANNIYKSTDGGSTFTAIQPDNSFMPHRAVLSSDNSTLYVAMADGEGPSNGGSGRVYKLVTATGTWTNITPNGNNFPYGGVSVDPSNTNRIIVSTENAWSNNQFGATWGDFVFFSANGGNTWTQKLSSTSTLNTNGIGWIAGRGIHWAGSIDFDPLNTARVRVISGNGIFTCDDINASATSWKFDVKGMEETVVLDAISIPGGSFISAVGDQFGAVYSNVYAYPAKVHTPTVTSNNGIAYAANNVSKVVRATDQLYYSTDQGATWTAAASTIGGGYGKIALSADGNTTLYCPSGQSTTYYSTDNGGSWTSTGVTTVQDACPIADYVNTNKFYIYSPTSGQLLVSTNKGVSFTASAVNPGQWGSGRARAVPDNEGSVWVALNGGGLKYTTNNGTSWTTVPNVSYCGAVGIGKAATGATYPAVYIWGTVSGVRGMFRSTDQGASWIRINDDAHEWGGPGNGNFVMGDMNVFGRVYMSTVGRGLVTIESDLSALPLQFTHVSASQRPESQKVYADVKWQTTADAGITGYIVERSLDAVHWQEVYNTPANGENNYTYSEDVTALSGTIRYRIREINNSGYGSYSSVVTLRLSAITRSTISVRPNPVINKVTNLYLNSRAKQQVVVRVVDLLGQTLYSSAVVPVEIGENVINIPADQFPHGNICFAEVLNAASGSKIATIKIIF, from the coding sequence ATGACAAAGGCTAATGACTTCAGCCCTATTTATTTTCGAACCCGATTTATAGTGGCTTTTTCGCTGATTCTTTTTTGCTTTTCACAAACAAAACTAATTGCACAAACATTTGGTAATGTAGCCTTGGGTGGAGGCGGTTTTGTATCAGGAATTATAAGTCATAAAACATCAGGCGATGTTTACTGTCGCACAGATGTTGGAGGTGCTTACCGTTGGGATGCCGTAAATTCAAAATGGATTCCTTTGCTCGATTGGACCTCAGAGAATGAAACTACCTACCAGGGGGTGGAAGCGCTGGCGCTGGATCCTCAGAATGCAAATAATCTGTATTTACTTGCCGGCACCGCCTACTTTAATGGTGGAAAAACAGCGATTTTAAAATCCACAGACAAGGGCAATACATTCACTGAAGTGATAGTAACATCACAATTTACCGCTCATGGAAACAGACTGGGAAGAGCTAACGGCGAACGCCTGGCTGTGGATCCTAATAACAGCAGCATCCTTTTTTGCGGAACCGGAGCAAATGGTTTGTGGAAAAGTACCAATGGTGGTTTGACCTGGACACTGGCCTGGAATGGAGTAACCACGACAAGCAATGGAAACGGGATCTGCTTTGTAGTGTTTGATCCTTCCAGTGTTTCGGGAGGAGTTACCCAAACTATTTATATAGGAGTTTCCCGCACGGGAGCCAATAACATATACAAAAGTACCGACGGCGGCAGCACTTTCACTGCCATTCAGCCGGATAATTCGTTTATGCCCCACAGGGCTGTTTTATCTTCTGATAATTCTACTTTATATGTGGCAATGGCGGATGGTGAGGGTCCATCGAACGGCGGCAGCGGAAGAGTTTACAAATTGGTTACGGCTACCGGAACCTGGACCAACATTACTCCCAATGGGAATAATTTCCCTTATGGTGGCGTAAGTGTTGATCCGTCAAATACGAACAGAATTATTGTTTCAACGGAAAACGCCTGGAGTAACAACCAGTTTGGCGCCACATGGGGAGATTTTGTATTCTTTTCTGCCAACGGAGGAAATACCTGGACCCAAAAATTGTCATCCACAAGTACCCTGAATACGAATGGCATTGGCTGGATCGCCGGCCGCGGGATACATTGGGCCGGCAGCATTGACTTTGATCCGTTAAATACAGCAAGGGTAAGGGTTATATCGGGGAACGGAATTTTTACATGCGATGATATCAATGCGTCTGCCACTTCCTGGAAATTTGATGTAAAAGGAATGGAAGAAACGGTTGTACTTGATGCCATCAGCATTCCCGGTGGTAGTTTTATTTCTGCCGTAGGAGACCAGTTTGGAGCCGTGTATTCCAATGTTTATGCTTATCCGGCCAAAGTACATACGCCCACCGTTACTTCCAATAACGGTATAGCCTATGCTGCAAACAATGTCAGTAAAGTAGTAAGAGCTACGGATCAATTATATTACTCTACCGATCAGGGAGCAACCTGGACGGCAGCGGCTTCTACTATTGGGGGCGGCTACGGGAAAATAGCATTGTCGGCAGATGGAAATACAACACTTTATTGTCCCAGTGGCCAAAGTACCACTTATTATTCAACAGATAATGGAGGATCATGGACCAGTACAGGCGTTACTACTGTTCAGGATGCTTGTCCGATAGCAGATTATGTTAATACCAATAAATTTTACATTTATAGCCCTACTAGCGGACAGCTATTAGTAAGTACCAATAAGGGTGTAAGTTTTACCGCCTCAGCAGTTAACCCAGGTCAATGGGGCTCAGGACGAGCAAGGGCAGTTCCCGATAATGAAGGAAGTGTATGGGTAGCTTTAAACGGAGGCGGATTGAAATACACCACGAACAATGGAACCTCATGGACAACTGTTCCCAATGTTAGTTATTGCGGAGCTGTTGGAATTGGTAAAGCTGCAACGGGGGCTACTTATCCTGCCGTTTATATTTGGGGAACTGTTAGCGGAGTGAGAGGTATGTTCCGTTCTACAGACCAGGGCGCTTCGTGGATACGAATAAACGACGATGCCCATGAGTGGGGAGGTCCGGGGAACGGTAATTTTGTAATGGGAGATATGAACGTATTCGGACGAGTATATATGAGTACAGTAGGACGAGGTCTGGTTACCATCGAATCAGATCTGTCGGCGCTGCCCCTTCAATTTACCCATGTATCAGCATCGCAACGGCCGGAATCACAAAAAGTGTATGCAGATGTGAAGTGGCAAACAACTGCAGACGCCGGTATTACCGGGTATATAGTGGAAAGAAGCCTGGATGCGGTTCATTGGCAGGAAGTATATAATACCCCCGCAAACGGGGAGAATAATTATACATACAGCGAAGATGTTACTGCTTTAAGTGGTACTATACGCTACCGTATCAGGGAGATTAATAACAGTGGTTATGGCAGCTATAGTTCCGTAGTTACGCTGCGATTATCAGCTATTACCCGATCAACCATTTCTGTAAGGCCCAATCCGGTCATAAATAAGGTTACTAATTTGTATCTGAATAGTCGGGCAAAACAACAGGTAGTGGTGCGGGTGGTTGACCTGCTTGGGCAAACCCTTTATAGCAGTGCTGTTGTGCCCGTAGAAATAGGTGAGAATGTAATAAATATACCAGCAGATCAGTTTCCCCATGGCAATATTTGTTTTGCGGAAGTGTTGAATGCAGCCAGTGGATCAAAGATCGCCACCATAAAAATAATTTTCTGA
- a CDS encoding OsmC family peroxiredoxin: protein MKRTAKAHWTGSVKEGKGSLTTQSEILNQTNYSFRTRFVGDEKGTNPEELLAAAHAGCFTMAVSFALTGKGIAPTSLDTEAIVSMDGAGITGVHLSITGNVPGISTEEFEAITKGAEQNCLISKVLKIPVTSEALLVS from the coding sequence ATGAAACGTACAGCAAAAGCGCATTGGACAGGAAGCGTAAAAGAGGGAAAAGGGAGTTTGACAACCCAAAGCGAAATTTTAAATCAGACAAATTACAGTTTTAGAACCCGTTTCGTAGGAGATGAAAAAGGAACCAATCCTGAAGAATTGTTAGCAGCAGCGCATGCAGGATGCTTTACTATGGCAGTCAGTTTTGCTTTGACGGGAAAGGGGATAGCACCCACTTCATTAGACACTGAAGCAATTGTATCAATGGATGGCGCAGGAATTACCGGAGTACACCTTTCCATAACCGGAAATGTACCAGGCATCAGTACCGAAGAATTTGAAGCAATCACAAAAGGTGCGGAACAAAACTGTTTAATTTCTAAAGTATTGAAAATACCTGTAACATCAGAAGCGTTGCTTGTTTCATAA
- a CDS encoding ThuA domain-containing protein encodes MKKSSSFPAVVFMLLVLTAGCTHFSFAQQQKIRVLIISGGHGFKHEPFYDVFNSIPFITYDTLVQPQANALIASPDVNKYDVLVFYDMFDSITPAQQDAYVSLLKKGTSMIFLHHSLVSYQNWTEFIRIVGGQYHTNPVVVNGDTLKTSYEHDVNIPVKVENKKHPVTRGISDFDIVDEVYGGVEILPQVKPLLSTTHPKSMRYLAWINRYGKSDVLYIQLGHGPSGYSNPNFRKLIQQAIKWSAKQSKK; translated from the coding sequence ATGAAAAAGAGCTCATCTTTTCCGGCCGTTGTCTTCATGCTCCTCGTTCTGACCGCAGGATGTACCCATTTTTCTTTCGCGCAGCAACAAAAGATCAGGGTGCTTATTATCAGCGGCGGCCATGGTTTTAAACACGAACCATTTTATGACGTTTTCAATTCCATCCCTTTCATTACATACGATACCCTGGTTCAGCCGCAAGCTAATGCGCTTATCGCTTCACCCGATGTAAATAAATATGATGTCCTGGTGTTTTATGATATGTTCGATTCCATCACTCCCGCACAGCAGGATGCTTATGTCAGCTTGCTAAAAAAGGGTACATCCATGATCTTCCTGCATCATTCGTTGGTGAGTTACCAGAACTGGACTGAATTCATACGGATCGTAGGCGGACAATACCACACCAATCCGGTAGTGGTAAATGGCGATACATTAAAAACCAGCTACGAACACGATGTGAACATTCCCGTGAAAGTAGAAAACAAAAAGCATCCCGTGACCCGGGGCATTTCTGATTTTGACATAGTTGATGAAGTGTACGGTGGCGTGGAAATATTACCGCAGGTAAAACCTTTGCTGAGTACTACGCATCCCAAAAGTATGCGCTATCTCGCCTGGATCAATCGTTACGGGAAATCAGATGTCCTATATATACAATTAGGCCATGGCCCGTCGGGTTATTCCAATCCGAATTTCCGGAAATTGATACAGCAAGCCATTAAGTGGTCTGCCAAACAATCGAAAAAATAA